In one window of Juglans regia cultivar Chandler chromosome 3, Walnut 2.0, whole genome shotgun sequence DNA:
- the LOC109014788 gene encoding berberine bridge enzyme-like 4, with protein sequence MKTSCQRPTSIPIKLAIIILFSISCANSEQVNLDMFFRCLSNNSSPFYPVFQAIYTPNNASFLSVLNSYIKNRRFLTSATPKPLAIIAAKHISHIQAAVTCAQHYGLEIRIRSGGHDYEGLSYVSNNPFIVLDMFNLRALDIDIASETAWVQAGATLGDVYYRIAEKSKVHAFPAGVCPTVGTGGHFSGGGYGNLMRKYGLSVDNIIDAQLVTVNGSILDRKSMGEDVFWAIRGGGGASFGVIFSWRIKLVRVPSMVTVFNVKRTLEQNATDVVYRWQQVADKLPKDLFIRAMPQAVNGSQEGKKTVQVSFIGHFLGKSESLIPLMNVRFPELRLQQDDCNEMTWIESTLFWAYFPLGTPMDALLVRPSKADFFFKGKSDYVKEPIPKTGLESIWKLLIEIGENGWMQWNPYGGRMSEISESETPFPHRTGNIFKIQYAVKWVEEGTEATNHYLELSRTLYEVMRPYVSKSPREAFFNYKDLDIGIASSSNNRTILIDSARVYGSKYFKGNLDRLVRAKTSIDPSNFFKNEQSIPPGP encoded by the coding sequence ATGAAGACCTCATGCCAGCGGCCAACTTCAATCCCAATCAAACTtgcaattatcattttgttctCAATTTCATGTGCGAATTCAGAGCAAGTTAATCTAGACATGTTTTTTCGATGCCTTTCAAATAATTCTTCACCATTTTACCCAGTCTTCCAGGCCATCTACACCCCCAACAATGCTTCTTTTCTCTCAGTTTTGAACTCTTATATAAAAAACCGCAGGTTTTTGACATCTGCAACCCCAAAACCACTTGCTATTATAGCTGCCAAACACATTTCTCACATCCAAGCAGCTGTTACTTGTGCACAGCATTATGGCTTGGAAATCAGGATTCGAAGCGGTGGCCATGACTATGAGGGTCTTTCATACGTATCAAATAATCCATTTATAGTCCTTGATATGTTCAATTTGCGTGCTCTAGACATTGATATAGCATCCGAGACTGCATGGGTTCAGGCTGGTGCTACTCTTGGCGATGTTTATTACAGAATTGCGGAGAAAAGTAAAGTCCATGCTTTCCCTGCTGGGGTCTGTCCGACTGTAGGCACGGGTGGACACTTTTCTGGAGGTGGATATGGAAACTTGATGCGAAAGTATGGCCTCTCTGTGGATAATATAATCGATGCGCAATTAGTCACTGTTAATGGATCGATCCTCGATAGAAAATCCATGGGAGAGGATGTGTTTTGGGCCATTAGAGGAGGTGGTGGAGCAAGCTTTGGAGTCATTTTTTCATGGAGAATAAAGTTGGTAAGAGTTCCATCCATGGTGACAGTGTTCAACGTTAAAAGGACATTAGAACAGAATGCAACAGATGTTGTTTATCGTTGGCAACAGGTTGCGGACAAGCTACCAAAGGACCTCTTCATAAGGGCAATGCCACAAGCAGTGAATGGAAGTCAGGAAGGCAAGAAGACGGTGCAAGTTTCTTTCATTGGACACTTCTTGGGAAAATCTGAAAGCCTTATCCCTTTGATGAATGTGAGGTTTCCCGAACTAAGATTGCAGCAAGATGACTGCAATGAAATGACATGGATTGAGTCTACTCTTTTCTGGGCATATTTCCCCCTCGGAACTCCCATGGATGCTTTATTAGTCAGGCCATCCAAGGCAGATTTCTTCTTCAAAGGCAAGTCTGATTATGTGAAGGAACCAATTCCAAAGACTGGTTTAGAATCCATATGGAAGTTGTTGATCGAAATAGGGGAAAATGGATGGATGCAATGGAATCCTTATGGAGGAAGAATGAGTGAGATTTCGGAATCAGAGACTCCATTTCCGCACAGGACTGGAAACATATTCAAGATACAGTATGCCGTGAAGTGGGTGGAAGAAGGTACAGAAGCTACGAACCATTACCTTGAACTTTCAAGAACCTTGTATGAGGTTATGAGACCGTACGTATCAAAGTCTCCAAGGGAGGCTTTTTTCAACTATAAAGATCTTGATATCGGTATTGCCAGTTCAAGTAATAATCGTACGATCCTTATTGACAGTGCACGAGTGTATGGGAGTAAGTATTTCAAGGGCAATCTAGACAGGTTGGTGCGTGCGAAGACCAGCATTGATCCCTCCAATTTCTTCAAAAACGAACAAAGCATTCCCCCCGGGCCTTGA